A stretch of the Zeugodacus cucurbitae isolate PBARC_wt_2022May chromosome 6, idZeuCucr1.2, whole genome shotgun sequence genome encodes the following:
- the LOC105221344 gene encoding protein lingerer isoform X9 has protein sequence MSTQNRNSGGGRNQKKSNSGSGGGGGGDSALQTSAKKTDVSKTEKEKSHPKPTAEQLRIAQITNSNTSEDPQMREKVATLIEMTQRSEEEVCCALYECDNDLELAVVYLLETLPVGAFETSSKKKKNKAASSGQENAGGDGEWTDTNANTDRREKSRNRSSNRGGRGGTDSRGWRGREARENERNLRDSRGGDDRNDNYRRREGGGGGGGVRSGGGRGGGYAGRGGRGGGRFGAGGRGTGGRGERGFNSRSGTNEDHHEVELWDNTIAQNAEKQQQQMQDDAWGDWDNEEYVGSLKDSKVFTTSNLPNQTAASVVSGGVSSISGVVSGGTSEISAPPGLEHHLGNSGLVGTSTSPQQQQQQGSHLNALVSNSVGIAGASPSGGNTNINDESSTVSSVVQSASASTTPMMQYSAAVTNTQLSQSQTLTQQQQQQPVLAGSSNLAATALSNTPYGSAADTFSNAATAAANLVQQVQQQQQQQQQPQGQIKASATLSVEQSQYFNSLTSQNAAAAAATTLQQQQQLPSTYAQNAAAVQYPTSYANVFGSAAVATATATSGLGVASADQTQLSGGVQQPQVRRARAKLPPPSKIPSTAVEMPGDTLNNIGYLDVQFGGLDFGTEDTFDALPEKFGAAVTIEGQQQQQQTQSQQQLVQSPQDVSTDYQNKNNVQQQQASLSAGLQSTQLGDALSTGYSQRGTAAVQQQQQQVVSGGNGVGVSVGGGSSSVGGTSNHTLDLSKSDPYGHSQSATNSTGYPTSAYQTSVSVANKTANAYQPSAAGQVYNSSSYANVQSSAANTYQPQSYGSYQQTSLNSYQQQQAAVNAQSGSNSVAGGGVNVGNSGSAAQNIPAVGGNGGNSNANVSSSNVGSSSASTGNSTVSANSSTNPASSVNSNNSNVNSNSSSVAASNSVSSASSSNVNTNSSSTVSGGGSSGGSGGAGGSGAGGSSSSSNPASVVAAAAAAVSSSSNKTIASGMVPNIQMVSQYIQTGLPFYQQPVYSYEDMQMMQQRVPHVQGYYDLNYTPTSLGTGRDNLGSVAYSTMTDARFTRTDNNSSPVSNVSSTMSQQAGSGGPMLNVPFYYYGGSVMPGSFQYGTPAIYPQQIPAANTASGGQFAKPSYSTGYGSTSYDALSQASQDYTKGAYPSSVNQQTKSQNVANPPQTGTSSDITSSMYSKTHVALNKVNSYEKQNFHSGTPPPFNMPNTQTAGGTSAQPYGMYLPMPTAGHHNMIHQPIHQMDGRIHNSSRRDSNSTGQRQQTSSQSKSAAKQGYSPSYWTGQN, from the exons atgagcACACAAAATCGAAATAGCGGCGGTGGTCGCAACCAAAAGAAATCAAATTCTGGTAGTGGAGGCGGCGGAGGTGGTGATTCTGCCTTACAGACATCAGCTAAGAAAACAGATGTCTCAAAGACAGAAAAGGAAAAGTCGCATCCAAAG CCAACTGCTGAACAATTACGCATTGCCCAAATCACCAATAGTAACACATCAGAAGATCCGCAAATGCGCGAAAAAGTTGCCACACTTATTGAGATGACTCAACGTTCCGAAGAGGAAGTATGTTGCGCTTTATATGAATGCGATAACGATTTGGAGCTTGCTGTTGTATATCTTTTGGAGACCCTTCCAGTG GGAGCATTTGAAACATCttcaaagaagaaaaagaacaaAGCTGCAAGTTCCGGGCAAGAAAATGCTGGAGGTGATGGAGAATGGACTGACACCAATGCAAACACCGACAGACGTGAAAAATCACGTAATCGGAGTAGTAATCGTGGCGGACGCGGTGGTACCGATAGCCGGGGTT GGCGCGGCAGAGAGGCCCGTGAGAACGAACGTAATTTACGTGATTCACGTGGCGGCGATGATCGCAATGACAACTACCGGCGTAGAGAAGGTGGGGGAGGTGGAGGTGGTGTTAGGAGTGGTGGTGGCCGTGGCGGTGGGTATGCCGGTCGTGGAGGTCGTGGTGGCGGTCGATTTGGTGCTGGTGGCCGAGGCACTGGTGGTCGCGGTGAACGTGGCTTTAATTCTCGTTCTGGCACTAATGAAGATCACCATGAGGTGGAGTTATGGGACAACACCATTGCTCAAAATGCTGagaagcaacagcagcaaatgcAAGATGATGCTTGGGGTGACTGGGATAATGAAGAATACGTAGGTTCGCTTAAAGACAGTAAAGTATTTACCACAAGCAATTTGCCAAATCAGACGGCAGCAAGTGTGGTAAGTGGTGGTGTTAGTAGTATCAGTGGCGTTGTAAGTGGCGGTACAAGTGAGATATCGGCACCACCAGGATTGGAACATCACTTGGGCAATTCAGGATTGGTAGGCACTTCAACCTccccgcagcagcagcagcagcaaggatCTCATCTGAATGCGCTTGTCAGCAATTCAGTTGGTATTGCAGGCGCAAGTCCGTCTGGGGGTAATACCAACATAAATGACGAAAGCTCAACTGTCAGTTCAGTTGTGCAGTCTGCGTCGGCGTCTACAACTCCCATGATGCAGTATAGTGCAGCAGTTACCAACACACAACTATCCCAATCTCAGACACTGactcagcagcaacaacaacagccagtgCTAGCCGGTTCAAGCAACTTGGCTGCAACGGCTCTTAGTAATACTCCGTATGGCAGTGCAGCGGATACATTCTCTAATGCTGCTACAGCAGCTGCAAATTTGGTGCAACAagtacagcagcagcaacagcaacaacaacagcctcAAGGGCAAATTAAAGCTTCGGCAACACTTTCCGTAGAGCAATCTCAGTATTTCAATTCATTGACGTCGCAGAACGCTGCAGCCGCAGCTGCAacaacattgcaacaacaacaacagttaccATCGACGTATGCACAAAATGCGGCTGCCGTGCAATATCCAACATCATACGCAAACGTATTTGGGTCAGCTGCAGTTGCCACGGCAACAGCCACAAGTGGTCTGGGCGTAGCTAGTGCTGATCAAACGCAACTCTCAGGTGGCGTACAACAGCCTCAAGTGCGTAGAGCGCGTGCCAAACTACCACCGCCTTCGAAA ATACCATCGACCGCTGTTGAGATGCCAGGAGACACGTTGAACAATATCGGCTACCTGGATGTGCAATTTGGAGGCCTTGACTTCGGTACAGAAGATACTTTCGACGCTTTGCCAGAGAAGTTTGGTGCTGCTGTGACGATTGAaggtcaacagcagcagcaacaaacacaaTCGCAACAGCAATTGGTACAATCGCCACAGGATGTGTCAACTGATTATCAAAACAAGAacaatgtgcaacaacaacaagcatcatTGTCGGCAGGGTTACAGAGTACACAACTG GGTGACGCATTATCAACTGGCTACTCACAACGTGGTACAGCAGCtgtgcagcaacagcaacagcaggtTGTTAGCGGTGGAAATGGAGTTGGTGTAAGTGTTGGTGGTGGTAGCTCCTCTGTTGGTGGCACTTCCAATCACACATTGGATTTGAGTAAAAGCGATCCATACGGTCATTCACAGAGTGCTACTAACTCAACTGGCTATCCAACGAGCGCTTACCAAACTAGTGTGTCTGTAGCAAACAAGACTGCTAATGCTTATCAGCCATCCGCTGCCGGGCAAGTTTACAACAGCAGTAGTTACGCAAATGTGCAG TCCTCCGCGGCAAATACATACCAACCGCAATCGTACGGTTCGTATCAGCAGACTTCGTTGAATTCCTATCAGCAGCAGCAGGCGGCAGTGAACGCGCAGTCGGGATCGAATTCTGTAGCGGGAGGCGGTGTAAACGTTGGAAACAGTGGAAGTGCGGCACAAAACATTCCTGCAGTTGGTGGCAACGGCGGCAATAGTAAtgcaaa TGTCTCATCTAGCAATGTTGGCAGCAGTAGTGCATCAACTGGGAACTCGACAGTGTCTGCTAATTCGTCGACCAATCCGGCTTCGTCGGTTAACT CCAACAATTCGAATGTGAACAGCAACAGCTCGAGCGTGGCGGCAAGTAATAGTGTAAGCAGTGCTAGCAGCAGTAATGTGAATACGAATAGCAGCAGCACTGTTAGTGGCGGTGGCAGCAGTGGTGGTAGTGGTGGTGCTGGGGGCAGTGGTGCCGgtggcagtagcagcagcagcaaccctGCATCTGTAGTGGCCGCAGCAGCTGCGGCTGTTTCATCGTCTTCAAATAAGACAATCGCTAGCGGAATGGTGCCCAACATCCAAATGGTTAGTCAATATATTCAGACTGGATTGCCATTCTATCAGCAACCAGTTTATTCTTACGAGGATATGCAAATGATGCAACAGAGAGTGCCACACGTG CAAGGTTATTACGATCTCAACTACACTCCGACTAGTTTGGGCACCGGCCGAGATAATTTGGGTTCTGTAGCATATTCTACGATGACTGATGCACGTTTTACAAGAACGGACAATAATTCTAGCCCAGTTAGCAAt GTTTCAAGTACAATGTCACAGCAAGCAGGCTCGGGCGGCCCCATGCTAAATGTTCCTTTCTACTACTATGGTGGAAGTGTTATGCCTGGCAGTTTTCAGTATGGCACACCGGCAATTTATCCG CAGCAAATTCCTGCTGCTAATACAGCGTCGGGTGGTCAATTCGCAAAGCCTTCTTACAGTACTGGTTACGGTTCGACCAGCTACGATGCGTTGTCGCAAGCTTCACAAGATTACACAAAGGGCGCTTATCCGTCGAGCGTAAATCAGcaaacaaaatcacaaaatgTAGCGAATCCGCCCCAAACCGGAACAAGCTCGGACATAACATCGTCCATGTATAGTAAGACACACGTTGCGCTGAACAAAGTCAAT TcgtatgaaaaacaaaatttccattCGGGCACTCCGCCACCATTCAATATGCCGAATACGCAGACAGCTGGTGGAACCTCAGCTCAACCCTACGGCATGTATTTGCCGATGCCGACAGCAGGTCATCACAATATGATTCATCAACCAATCCATCAG